The proteins below are encoded in one region of Silene latifolia isolate original U9 population chromosome 2, ASM4854445v1, whole genome shotgun sequence:
- the LOC141643225 gene encoding pentatricopeptide repeat-containing protein At3g02330, mitochondrial, with amino-acid sequence MAPSFSVLSSRKSVPILLISPLTIAKFLSPFLPKISFDNVFKSMFMRQIYTAEHKLVTPTKKKTFSHIFQECTHQRALNPGKQAHSQMIVSGFRPTVFVANCLIQMYIKCSRIGYAHKVFDFMPQRDTISWNSMIFGYSGEGKIDIAQILFDSMPERDVVSWNTLISSYLRSGDHRKCVGIFLEIVKEGVCFDHATLAVVLKCCSVIENYKLGVQIHGRAVKSGFSVDMVSGSALVDMYAKCKYLDESLRFFFEMPEKNWVCWSAIIAGFVQNNQFFDGLELFKEMQRQGVGVSQSTYASVFRSCAGLSAIKVGCQLHAHALKTNFGKDIIVATATLDMYAKCQRLVESRKVFMSISRRTIQSYNAMLVGYVQSNQGSEALLVFQHMRASGLLPDEVTLSGAFSGCAMTKNLSAGCQLHGLVMKYNFRFNVCVANAILDMYGKCGDVIGAQGVFDEMTRRDAVSWNAIIAAYEQNGLGEETLRLFSSMLDSGIEPDEFTYGSVLKACTSKQHITRGIEVHGRVIKSGMGFHPFVGSTIVDMYCKYGKIDEAMKLHYRLEEQNMVSWNAIISGFLSQDQNEEAQRIFSRMLEMGTEPDNFTYATVLDACANIATVGLGKQIHAQIIKYQLQGDAYIVSTLVDMYSKCGLMLDSQQIFERALERDFVTWNAMICGYAYHGFAEEALKVFEDMKREKVKPNHATFVAVLRACGHMGLVEKGWAYFCSMCSYGLDPQLEHYSCMVDILGKSGQIRNALKLIEDMPFEADHVIWRTLLSVCKMYGNVEDLDVAEKAADVILKLDPQDSSVYILLANIYADAGMWDQVSRLRKAMRKYKVKKEPGCSWIEVKGDTHTFLANEKAHPNHEAIREELRLIYNEMSLSEYILESDISLNTEIGI; translated from the coding sequence ATGGCGCCAAGTTTCTCAGTCCTTTCCTCCAGAAAATCTGTTCCTATATTGTTGATCTCTCCTTTAACAATCGCCAAATTTCTCAGTCCTTTCCTTCCCAAAATCTCCTTTGATAATGTATTCAAATCTATGTTTATGCGCCAAATTTATACAGCTGAACATAAACTAGTAACACCCACCAAGAAGAAAACTTTTTCCCACATTTTTCAAGAATGCACTCATCAAAGAGCTTTAAATCCGGGCAAACAAGCCCATTCCCAGATGATTGTTTCTGGGTTTCGGCCCACCGTCTTCGTTGCCAATTGTTTGAttcaaatgtatataaaatgttcGCGTATAGGATACGCACATAAAGTGTTCGACTTTATGCCTCAACGAGATACAATATCCTGGAATTCCATGATCTTTGGTTATTCTGGAGAAGGGAAGATTGATATTGCGCAGATTTTATTTGATTCCATGCCCGAGAGAGATGTGGTGTCGTGGAACACTTTGATATCGAGTTACTTGCGGAGTGGGGATCATCGGAAATGTGTGGGTATATTCTTGGAGATTGTGAAAGAGGGAGTTTGCTTTGATCATGCTACGTTAGCTGTAGTTCTGAAGTGTTGTTCAGTAATTGAGAATTATAAATTGGGTGTACAGATTCATGGGCGTGCAGTGAAATCGGGTTTTAGTGTTGACATGGTATCAGGAAGTGCTTTAGTTGACATGTATGCAAAATGTAAGTATTTGGATGAATCCTTGAGGTTTTTCTTTGAGATGCCTGAAAAGAATTGGGTTTGTTGGAGCGCTATAATTGCCGGTTTTGTTCAGAATAATCAGTTTTTTGATGGGTTGGAGTTGTTTAAGGAGATGCAAAGACAAGGAGTGGGAGTCAGTCAATCTACCTATGCTAGCGTATTTAGGTCCTGTGCCGGGCTATCTGCAATTAAAGTAGGCTGTCAACTGCACGCTCATGCTTTGAAGACAAACTTTGGTAAAGATATCATTGTGGCGACTGCTACCTTGGATATGTATGCAAAATGTCAGAGATTAGTGGAATCTAGGAAGGTATTTATGTCAATCTCACGTCGGACCATACAGTCCTACAATGCCATGTTAGTGGGTTATGTACAAAGCAATCAAGGCTCTGAAGCATTGCTAGTATTCCAACATATGAGGGCATCCGGCCTTTTGCCCGATGAGGTTACTTTGTCCGGTGCCTTTAGTGGATGTGCTATGACCAAAAATCTTTCAGCAGGTTGTCAACTGCATGGTTTAGTCATGAAGTATAATTTTAGATTCAATGTTTGTGTAGCGAATGCTATTTTGGACATGTATGGAAAATGTGGAGATGTTATTGGAGCTCAAGGTGTTTTTGATGAGATGACGAGGCGGGATGCAGTGTCTTGGAATGCGATAATTGCAGCTTATGAGCAGAATGGGCTTGGAGAGGAAACTCTACGCCTATTTTCTTCAATGCTGGATTCTGGGATTGAACCTGACGAGTTCACATATGGCAGTGTTTTGAAAGCGTGTACCAGTAAACAACATATTACACGTGGCATAGAGGTTCATGGAAGAGTCATCAAATCAGGAATGGGTTTCCACCCATTTGTAGGAAGTACTATAGTTGATATGTATTGCAAGTATGGTAAGATTGATGAGGCTATGAAGCTTCATTATAGACTGGAGGAACAAAATATGGTGTCATGGAATGCCATTATATCGGGATTTTTATCACAAGATCAGAATGAGGAAGCACAGAGAATTTTTTCTCGGATGTTGGAAATGGGCACTGAACCTGATAATTTTACGTATGCTACAGTTCTCGACGCGTGTGCTAACATAGCAACAGTTGGATTGGGGAAACAAATTCATGCTCAAATCATCAAGTATCAATTGCAGGGAGATGCTTATATTGTGAGCACTCTTGTAGACATGTACTCAAAGTGTGGCTTAATGCTAGATTCTCAGCAAATATTTGAAAGAGCACTAGAAAGGGATTTTGTGACCTGGAACGCGATGATATGTGGATATGCTTACCATGGTTTTGCAGAAGAGGCTCTAAAGGTTTTCGAAGACATGAAAAGAGAGAAGGTGAAGCCAAATCATGCAACATTTGTGGCGGTTCTCAGAGCTTGTGGTCACATGGGTCTTGTTGAAAAAGGTTGGGCCTATTTCTGCTCAATGTGCAGCTATGGACTAGATCCTCAACTGGAGCATTATTCGTGCATGGTGGATATTTTAGGGAAGTCAGGGCAGATTCGAAATGCCCTAAAACTTATTGAAGACATGCCATTTGAGGCTGATCATGTTATTTGGAGAACTTTGCTAAGTGTTTGCAAGATGTATGGAAATGTAGAAGACTTGGATGTGGCAGAAAAAGCGGCTGATGTCATCCTGAAATTGGATCCTCAAGATTCTTCCGTCTACATTCTTCTCGCAAATATATATGCTGATGCTGGGATGTGGGACCAGGTTTCCAGGTTGCGGAAGGCAATGAGGAAATATAAGGTAAAGAAAGAGCCCGGTTGTAGTTGGATAGAGGTGAAAGGAGATACACACACATTCTTAGCTAATGAAAAGGCTCATCCAAATCATGAAGCTATTAGAGAGGAGTTACGTTTAATTTACAATGAGATGAGTTTGAGTGAATATATACTGGAAAGTGATATTTCTTTGAATACAGAGATAGGAATATAG
- the LOC141643228 gene encoding uncharacterized protein LOC141643228, translated as MSHFSNLVCNAPELRHTVNPITRLPGTTPHSPISLSDSEPEPDFDIDVEDGTHTFEPLFSAFPEDNHHHHHHPYHQHDVTFKGADLGSYFGSSRLDPQRRGLFNGGGSEVNLELGLGFGLGSSSQTNYEETRRFEGSRVVNLDSDTESDDGNLPDYDFDNNNNNNQGFGGVSDFDRPPFCWDYLGFNNRNVNEENDGGIDDDFLYNGSAVDEGDNVDAGVSTLFDAYQEREEQREIVIESDDDNLGGEDAVLELDWDTHFALNSFYSEVYDMDFTVDMYEAILGEIEEGMNDWRGSPPASKAVIESLPAIKLLLKDGGLKENEVVCTICRDEVSGEEVEVVRQLPCLHYYHGDCILPWLQIRNTCPICRYELPTDDAEYELRKRERNGENVDDVIVDELSLDSQVSYVFHAFL; from the coding sequence ATGTCACATTTTTCCAACCTTGTCTGCAACGCACCGGAGCTCCGGCATACCGTAAACCCAATAACCCGTTTACCCGGCACCACACCTCACTCTCCAATCTCCCTCTCCGACTCcgaacccgaacccgacttcGACATCGATGTCGAAGACGGCACTCATACTTTCGAACCCCTCTTTTCTGCTTTTCCAGAGGAtaatcatcaccatcatcatcatccctATCATCAGCATGACGTCACCTTCAAAGGTGCTGATTTGGGTTCTTATTTCGGGTCGAGCCGGCTTGACCCGCAAAGGCGCGGACTTTTCAACGGAGGTGGATCTGAGGTTAATTtggaattagggttagggtttggtttggggagctCTTCTCAAACCAATTATGAAGAAACGCGTCGTTTTGAGGGTTCGCGTGTTGTTAATTTAGACTCTGATACAGAATCTGATGATGGGAATCTCCCGGATTATGattttgataataataataataataatcaagggttTGGTGGGGTCAGTGATTTTGATCGTCCCCCCTTTTGTTGGGATTATCTAGGGTTTAATAATCGAAATGTTAATGAAGAAAATGATGGAGGAATTGATGATGATTTCTTGTATAATGGAAGTGCTGTTGATGAAGGTGATAATGTGGACGCCGGGGTGTCTACCTTGTTTGATGCTTACCAAGAGAGGGAGGAGCAAAGGGAGATTGTAATCGAGTCGGATGACGACAATTTGGGCGGGGAGGATGCTGTTTTGGAGTTAGATTGGGACACCCATTTTGCTCTCAATAGTTTTTATAGCGAAGTTTACGATATGGACTTCACTGTGGATATGTATGAGGCTATACTTGGTGAAATAGAGGAAGGTATGAATGATTGGAGAGGGAGTCCTCCCGCTTCTAAGGCGGTAATTGAGAGTCTCCCTGCTATTAAGCTGTTGTTGAAAGATGGTGGTTTGAAGGAGAATGAGGTGGTTTGCACGATTTGTAGGGACGAGGTTTCAGGTGAGGAAGTGGAAGTGGTGAGGCAGCTGCCTTGCTTGCATTATTATCATGGGGATTGTATTTTGCCGTGGCTGCAAATTCGTAATACTTGTCCTATTTGTCGATATGAGTTGCCAACCGATGATGCTGAGTATGAATTGAGAAAGAGGGAGCGAAATGGGGAGAATGTTGATGATGTTATTGTTGATGAGCTGAGTCTTGACTCACAGGTCAGCTATGTTTTCCATGCGTTTCTTTGA
- the LOC141641544 gene encoding uncharacterized protein LOC141641544 encodes MCLVAIGKDGNNNIYPIAWAVVEVENGSTWSWFLKLLVEDLGKEDGEGLTFMSDRQKGLVDALKVITPKAEVRYCVRHIWANFKLQFTGQLLKDSFWSAARCTTKAEFNKHMEGMKFLSKPAHAYLAAIPPQTWSRHAFSLNCKSNLLLNNICETFNSVLKDARDKPILTHMEWIRRYVMKRHSEKREGLKSWKGTQLPYVENYLKWAENEARFGTVLEDLNYEYEVDYRGEQHAVKLKEKSCTCNHWQLTGLPCIHAIACIIKNRGNSKMYVDEVYSRATYLRAYGQSITPMPGVNQWDRVGLDEPLPPPHRKFPGRPSHKKRKKEAGEGTSKSVKRPKRQRACGNCGVLGHNTKTCKNPTLSRETNQTQPEHQQQPMVARAKSKSEWSKKVRENIARRKAHKEMTSEMATSIIQESQASVNVLDN; translated from the exons ATGTGCTTGGTAGCGATTGGTAAGGATGGAAATAACAACATTTATCCCATTGCCTGGGCTGTTGTGGAAGTAGAAAATGGTTCTACTTGGTCTTGGTTCTTAAAGTTATTAGTTGAGGATTTGGGGAAGGAAGATGGTGAAGGCCTCACTTTTATGTCAGACAGGCAGAAG GGATTGGTGGATGCACTGAAGGTGATTACCCCAAAAGCTGAAGTGAGATATTGTGTAAGGCATATATGGGCCAACTTCAAGTTGCAATTCACAGGCCAACTTTTAAAAGATTCATTTTGGAGTGCAGCAAGGTGTACAACAAAGGCTGAATTTAACAAACACATGGAAGGTATGAAGTTTCTCTCAAAACCTGCTCATGCATACTTGGCAGCAATCCCCCCTCAAACCTGGTCTAGACATGCTTTCAGTCTCAATTGTAAGTCCAACTTGTTGTTGAACAACATTTGTGAGACCTTCAATTCAGTTTTAAAAGATGCTAGAGACAAACCAATTTTAACTCATATGGAATGGATACGAAGGTATGTAATGAAAAGACATTCTGAGAAAAGAGAGGGTTTGAAAAGTTGGAAGGGTACCCAATTGCCTTATGTGGAGAACTATTTGAAATGGGCTGAGAATGAGGCAAGGTTTGGAACAGTATTAGAAGATTTGAATTATGAGTATGAGGTTGATTATAGAGGGGAACAACATGCTGTCAAGTTGAAGGAAAAGAGTTGCACCTGCAACCATTGGCAGTTGACTGGCCTCCCTTGCATTCATGCAATAGCTTGCATTATCAAGAATAGAGGGAATTCAAAAATGTATGTTGATGAAGTTTATTCTAGAGCCACTTATTTGAGGGCTTATGGACAGTCCATCACCCCTATGCCTGGTGTGAACCAATGGGATAGAGTTGGCCTAGATGAGCCACTGCCACCTCCTCATAGAAAATTTCCTGGAAGACCAAGTCacaagaagaggaagaaagaaGCTGGAGAAGGAACAAGCAAGTCTGTGAAGAGGCCAAAGAGGCAAAGAGCATGTGGTAACTGTGGTGTACTTGGTCATAACACCAAGACTTGCAAAAATCCAACTTTAAGCAGGGAAACGAATCAAACTCAACCTGAGCATCAACAACAACCTATGGTTGCAAGAGCCAAAAGCAAATCTGAATGGTCGAAGAAGGTAAGAGAAAATATTGCAAGAAGGAAAGCACACAAGGAAATGACTTCTGAAATGGCTACTTCAATAATCCAAGAAAGTCAAGCTAGTGTTAATGTCCTAGATAATTAG
- the LOC141641542 gene encoding pentatricopeptide repeat-containing protein At3g02330, mitochondrial-like: protein MVSWNAIISGFLSQDQNEEAQSFFSRMLEMGTEPDNFTYATVLDACANIATVGLGKQIHAQIIKYQLQGDAYIVSTLVHMYSKCGLMLDSQQIFERALERDFVTWNAMICGYAYHGFAEEALKVFEDMKREKVKPNHATFVAVLRACGHMGLVEKGWAYFCSMCSYGLDPQLEHYSCMVDILGKSGQIRNALKLIEDMPFEADHVIWRTLVSRLRKAMRKYKVKKEPGCSWIEVKGDTHTFLANEKAHPNHEAIREELRLIYNEMSLSEYILESDISLKTEQSNVSARVSRNSLNEPFPGTNSKTMFGIETATKLLELWDAILSDWKSDYRFRLSIYGSVSS from the exons ATGGTGTCATGGAATGCCATTATATCGGGATTTTTATCACAAGATCAGAATGAGGAAGCACAGAGTTTTTTTTCTCGGATGTTGGAGATGGGCACTGAACCTGATAATTTTACGTATGCTACAGTTCTCGACGCGTGTGCTAACATAGCAACAGTTGGATTGGGAAAACAAATTCATGCTCAAATCATCAAGTATCAATTGCAAGGAGATGCTTATATTGTGAGCACTCTTGTGCACATGTACTCAAAGTGTGGCTTAATGCTAGATTCTCAGCAAATATTTGAAAGAGCACTAGAAAGGGATTTTGTGACCTGGAACGCAATGATATGTGGGTATGCTTACCATGGTTTTGCAGAAGAGGCTCTAAAGGTCTTTGAAGACATGAAAAGGGAAAAGGTGAAGCCAAATCATGCAACATTTGTGGCGGTTCTCAGAGCTTGTGGTCACATGGGTCTTGTCGAAAAAGGTTGGGCCTATTTCTGCTCAATGTGCAGCTATGGACTAGATCCTCAACTGGAGCATTATTCGTGCATGGTGGATATTTTAGGGAAGTCGGGGCAGATTCGAAATGCCTTAAAACTTATTGAAGACATGCCATTTGAGGCTGATCATGTTATTTGGAGAACTTTG GTTTCCAGGTTGCGGAAGGCAATGAGGAAATATAAGGTAAAGAAAGAGCCCGGTTGTAGTTGGATAGAGGTGAAAGGAGATACACACACATTCTTAGCTAATGAAAAGGCTCATCCAAATCATGAAGCTATTAGAGAGGAGTTACGTTTAATTTACAATGAGATGAGTTTGAGTGAATATATACTGGAAAGTGATATTTCTTTGAAAACAGAG CAGTCAAATGTCAGTGCAAGAGTTAGTCGGAATTCGCTGAACGAGCCTTTTCCTGGCACGAATTCTAAAACCATGTTTGGAATTGAAACTGCTACCAAACTACTGGAACTCTGGGATGCTATTTTGTCAG ATTGGAAAAGTGATTATCGGTTCAGGCTTAGCATTTATGGTTCAG TATCAAGTTGA